The genomic stretch ATCAGGCAATACGAAGAGCATATCCAACTCGTCCCATTCATGGGTCATGTTATGCTCAGAAATCATCCGGAAAGGATGACCTTGCGCATTTAAAAGCTCTACAGCTTTGCTTAATTGTTGAAAATGAATAGGTTGACTATGCTTTAACACGGGCAAGCAGACGGCCATCTTTTCTTTTTCTGGACTGGTGGGATAATGAAAGGCTTCCCCATCCCAGCTCATCATCGGATTTCCAATGCGCGATCCTCGAACACCTAATTCAAAACGAGGAAAACGATCTTTTAACAATAGCTGCATTTGCAGACCAGGACATTGAACAGATGTCGCATCCATTAAAAGGAAAAGGGGCAGAACTTGAGACATGTGCCCCGCTAATAAGTCCACATAGTCTGCAGCCAAATCGCGACAAAAGAGCGCTCGTAAAGAATTGAGAGTACCGTGTAAAGGATCGACCTCTACAAATGAATGAACGGCTATGCCAGTATCTTGCTCCAACTTTTCAACGTCACCGTACAGATCTTGTAACCAGTTTTGAAAATGTGCGATATGTTCAGCTTCCCATGGAAAATTTTGACTAAAATCAGCATTCCCCTGGTAAAGACAAAGCCCGAGACTATGCGCATGAAATTCTGTCCAAGGGCCTTGCAAAAAATGCTCTAAAGATAAACCGAGTGATAAAAACTGTGTTTTATGAGATATGGGTTTTAAAAGCGCAGAAAACAAACCTAGTTTAATTTCCCAAAGAATAGAAAATCCATTTTCAATACATTGAGATGCCCATTCCTTCTCTTTCTTCCAATCTAAATTCCCTTTGACAGTTCCATCCAATGAGATCAAAACAGCTTGATATCCTGCAGGAATCTCAGAAAAAAGGACCATGGGTTTGTAAATTTTAATTTGTTGATTTTCCATATCTTTCCACTTTAAAACGAGCAGGCTTCCTCCATGATCTTTTTCTGAAACTGGTGATAACGGATGATACGCCCCTGCTCTTTCCACAATTGTTCAAAATAAGAGCTTCCATAGTTTTGCACGTCTTCACTATAGTAAGGTGCGGGGAAATAAGAGCTAAAATCTACGGAACCATTGACAACTTCAATCATCTGAGCAGAATATTCTAGTGAATCTGTCACAAGTGTTAAAGAGCCTGATGGCTTTAAAATGCGCGCGATTTGCTGTACAAATATAGGTTGAATGATGCGATTTTTGGCATGCCGTTTTTTGGGCCAAGGATCAGGAAAATTAACGTAAACAGCTTCCACGCTTTCTTGCGGAAAAAACCGTTCTGTTGTGAGTAATCCTTCACCACTAATCACAATAAGATTGGGAAGTTGCAGGTTTTTAATCTTTGACCAAATTTTTCGAACACGTTCGAATTTCTTTTCGACCG from Parachlamydia acanthamoebae encodes the following:
- the trmB gene encoding tRNA (guanine(46)-N(7))-methyltransferase TrmB → MKPEDLKSPFREGERKVLIQDRVWYIPLKGLSESDPFRFPGWEDPALFGNSSPVYVEYCSGNGTWIAEKAAENPSINWVAVEKKFERVRKIWSKIKNLQLPNLIVISGEGLLTTERFFPQESVEAVYVNFPDPWPKKRHAKNRIIQPIFVQQIARILKPSGSLTLVTDSLEYSAQMIEVVNGSVDFSSYFPAPYYSEDVQNYGSSYFEQLWKEQGRIIRYHQFQKKIMEEACSF